GTTTCAGTATCGCTGATGTCTATATCTTCCGGGAACCCTACACCGTTGTCACTGACAACCAGTGTCAATCTTTTATCACCATCAGGATGAAAATCGATAGTGACTTCTCCTTTCTTACCCTCAGGAAAGGCATGTTTAAGTGCGTTGGAGATCAGT
This genomic stretch from Syntrophales bacterium harbors:
- a CDS encoding sensor histidine kinase: LISNALKHAFPEGKKGEVTIDFHPDGDKRLTLVVSDNGVGFPEDIDISDTETFGLHLISILATQLKGTLEIERDGGTAFKITFGT